In one window of Arachis ipaensis cultivar K30076 chromosome B06, Araip1.1, whole genome shotgun sequence DNA:
- the LOC107605015 gene encoding uncharacterized protein LOC107605015 isoform X2, with protein MATLKFLPVWASVSVTFMVVVVAAMFISAESTIYVYFSRVPPPRSRSSNAVFQFLVETLDGYNACKRYNCSFQCELDGKAYPCHGHGIVLKNLTQNQEHYFLLNVTTNKGERNSSVYSWFIAITSEETYTSGKRVAIDITFSELCTGLGGFKCQNSTNCDVLVAGPAQVVASSFQIIKPGFKYSLDLILSSKIVYGHAVISMVENTCADQAGNKFMRTNGSTLIIHFDRRPVMVDFWTSVPSYELKINSIPRTVIATCKPEDMIIFLDFSIPIRNSTEQILSALHVNSSILTPFHDRSNEARRFSFMLNNISRTEIITIELQATSILGRTGIPVSPVAPITFLFDSMRPSVILRTSSLGRPRDFDINIIAEFTKPVFGFDASMIEVLGGRLTRLQDLSRALYSLTVHAESENEVSVTIPAGKVTDISGNENLASNQLVFKHYSAPAICIALYSFVSAGTIATSLIAAMVLLSSANLEAISILALGGANCPTSNPSMNLNGMVGHLQVFALTSWFSADQPVKYLETTRGLRWLIPHHKLPWTDSDTSSSISEKENLAGRTNDLSEHNSHNRDHHLPTKITTISGWLHNHQHNISRANIVYGLPLSSIEYFSYFLRGEPMSASMVAKGMENYKGWQDMEMNLFWLGIGGGCLILAHVFIILFLRRRTGKPPRGSFSVPRFELFILILLLPCLSQSSAFLIKGGSTRGIITGVLLLAIPAAFILSASLFIIIVINSGKFARYEEFNQVPNQEVWYKKLWFLFVGKPTTGKWFYRDGLPSSFLSGFGILFDNCKGSPVLVLGNQHELNTMTKWTESGQSGNERIKGVNSEDSNEENKNSIFRRVLGCMQQYYIILDLLRRVGLGMISVAYPPEKTSKSLFALVITLVQFIYLFTIKPYISRSVHVVESVSLLCEAGVFGIFVIQSGSKSTEARTSELIMIVLLLLTFIAQLINQWYAMVNTLLRLSKPQTNSLRHGLKLAAKGLILPFLPKKHWPSVVSTFSQTETEQLSVNPASSGTELGRRKRAGYMDPVSAMTATVVPVQSLHTPSPSVIERRDPRNSKAATNAHIEVEGIWLTGHKAGINDELKMLRELAKAGFSREDRVDEASTSYTLDAQPPSDEHYLGIPKPRY; from the exons ATGGCAACTCTCAAGTTTCTTCCAGTGTGGGCTAGTGTTAGTGTTACATTCATGGTTGTGGTGGTAGCAGCAATGTTTATCTCAGCTGAATCAACAATCTATGTTTACTTCAGTCGTGTTCCTCCACCGCGGTCGAGGTCTTCTAATGCTGTTTTTCAGTTCCTAGTAGAAACTTTGGATGGTTACAATGCGTGTAAGAGATATAACTGTTCATTTCAATGTGAG CTTGATGGCAAAGCGTACCCTTGCCATGGTCATGGCATTGTGTTGAAGAACCTGACACAAAACCAGGAGCATTACTTTCTTCTCAATGTCACTACAAACAAAGGAGAAAGAAACTCATCAGTTTACTCATGGTTCATAG CCATTACTAGTGAAGAGACATACACAAGTGGAAAAAGGGTAGCAATTGATATTACATTCAGTGAACTATGCACTGGATTAGGTGGATTCAAATGTCAGAACTCAACAAACTGTGAT GTTCTAGTAGCTGGTCCTGCCCAGGTTGTTGCATCTTCATTCCAAATTATCAAACCAGGTTTTAAGTATAGTCTTGACCTGATTCTCTCCTCGAAAATTGTGTACGGGCATGCCGTGATCTCGATGGTGGAGAATACTTGTGCTGACCAGGCTGGAAACAAGTTCATGAGAACTAATGGTTCTACTTTGATTATTCACTTTG ATAGAAGACCAGTAATGGTGGATTTTTGGACTTCTGTTCCATCATATGAGTTGAAAATTAACAGTATCCCAAGAACTGTCATTGCAACATGCAAACCAGAGGACATGATAATTTTCTTGGACTTCAGCATTCCTATAAGAAATTCAACGGAGCAAATTCTAAGTGCGCTACACGTTAACTCCAGTATCTTAACCCCTTTCCATGATAGAAGTAACGAGGCACGCCGATTTTCTTTCATG CTCAATAACATCTCAAGAACTGAGATTATCACAATTGAATTACAAGCTACATCAATACTTGGAAGAACAGGCATCCCTGTCTCTCCTGTTGCTCCGATTACATTCCTTTTCG ATTCCATGAGACCTAGTGTGATACTAAGGACCAGCTCCCTCGGTAGACCAAGGGATTTTGACATCAACATAATTGCCGAGTTCACAAAGCCAGTATTTGGCTTCGACGCCTCTATGATAGAAGTCTTGGGAGGAAGATTGACAAG gTTACAGGATCTATCCAGAGCTTTGTACTCATTGACAGTCCATGCAGAATCAGAGAATGAAGTGTCAGTTACCATTCCTGCAGGGAAGGTAACTGATATCTCAGGAAACGAAAATTTGGCATCTAACCAACTTGTATTCAAGCATT ATTCTGCCCCTGCAATATGCATTGCATTGTACTCATTTGTGAGTGCTGGAACAATAGCAACATCACTGATAGCTGCAATGGTTTTGCTTTCCTCTGCGAATCTAGAAGCAATAAGCATACTTGCTTTGGGAGGTGCAAACTGTCCTACTTCCAATCCATCAATGAATCTAAAT GGAATGGTTGGACACCTTCAAGTCTTTGCGCTTACAAGTTGGTTTTCAGCTGATCAACCTGTCAAATACTTGGAGACAACAAGAGGCCTACGGTGGCTCATACCTCATCACAAGCTTCCTTGGACAGATTCCGACACTTCGTCTTCAATATCAGAAAAAGAGAACCTTGCAGGGAGAACTAATGACCTGTCAGAACATAATTCTCACAACAGAGATCATCATCTTCCAACTAAAATTACCACCATATCGGGTTGGCTTCATAATCACCAGCATAACATAAGTAGGGCAAATATAGTTTATGGTCTACCTCTCAGTTCCATTGAATATTTCAGTTATTTCTTG AGGGGAGAACCAATGTCTGCTAGCATGGTCGCCAAAGGAATGGAGAATTACAAAGG GTGGCAGGACATGGAGATGAACTTATTCTGGCTTGGCATAGGAGGAGGCTGTTTAATTTTAGCTCAtgttttcataattttattcctcCGGCGGAGGACAGGGAAGCCACCTCGGGGCAGTTTTTCAGTTCCTAGATTTGAGCTATTTATTTTGATTCTCTTGCTACCTTGTCTTTCTCAGTCATCTGCTTTCCTAATAAAAG GTGGTTCAACAAGGGGAATTATAACAGGGGTGTTGTTGCTGGCAATCCCTGCAGCATTCATCTTATCAGCATccctatttattattattgtaatcAACTCAGGAAAATTTGCCCGGTACGAAGAATTCAACCAAGTACCTAATCAAGAAGTGTGGTACAAGAAGTTATGGTTCCTTTTTGTCGGGAAGCCAACCACGGGAAAGTGGTTTTACAGGGATGGATTACCATCTTCTTTCCTCTCAGGCTTTGGAATTCTCTTTGATAATTGCAAGGGTTCTCCAGTGTTAGTCCTAGGCAATCAGCATGAACTAAATACCATGACCAAGTGGACCGAAAGCGGCCAAAGCGGGAATGAAAGAATTAAGGGGGTCAACTCAGAAGATAGCAATGAGGAAAACAAAAATTCCATTTTCAGAAGGGTACTAGGATGCATGCAACAATACTATATCATCCTTGACTTATTAAGAAGAGTTGGTTTGGGAATGATATCTGTAGCTTATCCACCAGAAAAAACAAGTAAAAGCCTTTTTGCTCTGGTAATTACATTAGTACagtttatttacttatttaccATAAAGCCATACATCAGCAGGAGTGTCCATGTTGTGGAAAGTGTTTCTCTCTTGTGTGAAGCAGGTGTGTTTGGTATATTTGTCATTCAAAGTGGTTCAAAATCAACTGAAGCCAGAACTTCGGAACTAATTATGATAGTTCTTCTGTTACTAACCTTCATTGCACAGCTTATCAATCAATGGTACGCTATGGTAAATACCTTATTAAGACTCTCAAAACCTCAGACTAACTCTTTAAGGCATGGATTAAAGCTTGCAGCCAAGGGACTAATTCTGCCTTTCCTCCCGAAGAAGCATTGGCCGAGTGTTGTATCGACATTCTCCCAAACAGAAACAGAGCAGCTTTCAGTTAATCCTGCGAGCTCAGGAACAGAacttggaagaagaaaaagagcagGCTATATGGATCCAGTCAGTGCCATGACTGCTACTGTAGTTCCTGTGCAAAGTCTTCATACACCTAGCCCCAGTGTGATTGAAAGACGAGATCCCAGAAACTCAAAAGCAGCCACAAATGCTCACATAGAAGTGGAAGGTATATGGCTAACAGGACACAAAGCTGGAATCAATGATGAGCTGAAGATGTTAAGGGAGCTTGCAAAAGCTGGCTTCTCTAGGGAAGACAGGGTGGATGAAGCAAGTACCAGTTACACTTTAGATGCGCAACCTCCATCGGATGAACACTATTTGGGTATTCCAAAGCCAAGATACTAA
- the LOC107605015 gene encoding uncharacterized protein LOC107605015 isoform X4: MVENTCADQAGNKFMRTNGSTLIIHFDRRPVMVDFWTSVPSYELKINSIPRTVIATCKPEDMIIFLDFSIPIRNSTEQILSALHVNSSILTPFHDRSNEARRFSFMLNNISRTEIITIELQATSILGRTGIPVSPVAPITFLFDSMRPSVILRTSSLGRPRDFDINIIAEFTKPVFGFDASMIEVLGGRLTRLQDLSRALYSLTVHAESENEVSVTIPAGKVTDISGNENLASNQLVFKHYSAPAICIALYSFVSAGTIATSLIAAMVLLSSANLEAISILALGGANCPTSNPSMNLNGMVGHLQVFALTSWFSADQPVKYLETTRGLRWLIPHHKLPWTDSDTSSSISEKENLAGRTNDLSEHNSHNRDHHLPTKITTISGWLHNHQHNISRANIVYGLPLSSIEYFSYFLRGEPMSASMVAKGMENYKGWQDMEMNLFWLGIGGGCLILAHVFIILFLRRRTGKPPRGSFSVPRFELFILILLLPCLSQSSAFLIKGGSTRGIITGVLLLAIPAAFILSASLFIIIVINSGKFARYEEFNQVPNQEVWYKKLWFLFVGKPTTGKWFYRDGLPSSFLSGFGILFDNCKGSPVLVLGNQHELNTMTKWTESGQSGNERIKGVNSEDSNEENKNSIFRRVLGCMQQYYIILDLLRRVGLGMISVAYPPEKTSKSLFALVITLVQFIYLFTIKPYISRSVHVVESVSLLCEAGVFGIFVIQSGSKSTEARTSELIMIVLLLLTFIAQLINQWYAMVNTLLRLSKPQTNSLRHGLKLAAKGLILPFLPKKHWPSVVSTFSQTETEQLSVNPASSGTELGRRKRAGYMDPVSAMTATVVPVQSLHTPSPSVIERRDPRNSKAATNAHIEVEGIWLTGHKAGINDELKMLRELAKAGFSREDRVDEASTSYTLDAQPPSDEHYLGIPKPRY, from the exons ATGGTGGAGAATACTTGTGCTGACCAGGCTGGAAACAAGTTCATGAGAACTAATGGTTCTACTTTGATTATTCACTTTG ATAGAAGACCAGTAATGGTGGATTTTTGGACTTCTGTTCCATCATATGAGTTGAAAATTAACAGTATCCCAAGAACTGTCATTGCAACATGCAAACCAGAGGACATGATAATTTTCTTGGACTTCAGCATTCCTATAAGAAATTCAACGGAGCAAATTCTAAGTGCGCTACACGTTAACTCCAGTATCTTAACCCCTTTCCATGATAGAAGTAACGAGGCACGCCGATTTTCTTTCATG CTCAATAACATCTCAAGAACTGAGATTATCACAATTGAATTACAAGCTACATCAATACTTGGAAGAACAGGCATCCCTGTCTCTCCTGTTGCTCCGATTACATTCCTTTTCG ATTCCATGAGACCTAGTGTGATACTAAGGACCAGCTCCCTCGGTAGACCAAGGGATTTTGACATCAACATAATTGCCGAGTTCACAAAGCCAGTATTTGGCTTCGACGCCTCTATGATAGAAGTCTTGGGAGGAAGATTGACAAG gTTACAGGATCTATCCAGAGCTTTGTACTCATTGACAGTCCATGCAGAATCAGAGAATGAAGTGTCAGTTACCATTCCTGCAGGGAAGGTAACTGATATCTCAGGAAACGAAAATTTGGCATCTAACCAACTTGTATTCAAGCATT ATTCTGCCCCTGCAATATGCATTGCATTGTACTCATTTGTGAGTGCTGGAACAATAGCAACATCACTGATAGCTGCAATGGTTTTGCTTTCCTCTGCGAATCTAGAAGCAATAAGCATACTTGCTTTGGGAGGTGCAAACTGTCCTACTTCCAATCCATCAATGAATCTAAAT GGAATGGTTGGACACCTTCAAGTCTTTGCGCTTACAAGTTGGTTTTCAGCTGATCAACCTGTCAAATACTTGGAGACAACAAGAGGCCTACGGTGGCTCATACCTCATCACAAGCTTCCTTGGACAGATTCCGACACTTCGTCTTCAATATCAGAAAAAGAGAACCTTGCAGGGAGAACTAATGACCTGTCAGAACATAATTCTCACAACAGAGATCATCATCTTCCAACTAAAATTACCACCATATCGGGTTGGCTTCATAATCACCAGCATAACATAAGTAGGGCAAATATAGTTTATGGTCTACCTCTCAGTTCCATTGAATATTTCAGTTATTTCTTG AGGGGAGAACCAATGTCTGCTAGCATGGTCGCCAAAGGAATGGAGAATTACAAAGG GTGGCAGGACATGGAGATGAACTTATTCTGGCTTGGCATAGGAGGAGGCTGTTTAATTTTAGCTCAtgttttcataattttattcctcCGGCGGAGGACAGGGAAGCCACCTCGGGGCAGTTTTTCAGTTCCTAGATTTGAGCTATTTATTTTGATTCTCTTGCTACCTTGTCTTTCTCAGTCATCTGCTTTCCTAATAAAAG GTGGTTCAACAAGGGGAATTATAACAGGGGTGTTGTTGCTGGCAATCCCTGCAGCATTCATCTTATCAGCATccctatttattattattgtaatcAACTCAGGAAAATTTGCCCGGTACGAAGAATTCAACCAAGTACCTAATCAAGAAGTGTGGTACAAGAAGTTATGGTTCCTTTTTGTCGGGAAGCCAACCACGGGAAAGTGGTTTTACAGGGATGGATTACCATCTTCTTTCCTCTCAGGCTTTGGAATTCTCTTTGATAATTGCAAGGGTTCTCCAGTGTTAGTCCTAGGCAATCAGCATGAACTAAATACCATGACCAAGTGGACCGAAAGCGGCCAAAGCGGGAATGAAAGAATTAAGGGGGTCAACTCAGAAGATAGCAATGAGGAAAACAAAAATTCCATTTTCAGAAGGGTACTAGGATGCATGCAACAATACTATATCATCCTTGACTTATTAAGAAGAGTTGGTTTGGGAATGATATCTGTAGCTTATCCACCAGAAAAAACAAGTAAAAGCCTTTTTGCTCTGGTAATTACATTAGTACagtttatttacttatttaccATAAAGCCATACATCAGCAGGAGTGTCCATGTTGTGGAAAGTGTTTCTCTCTTGTGTGAAGCAGGTGTGTTTGGTATATTTGTCATTCAAAGTGGTTCAAAATCAACTGAAGCCAGAACTTCGGAACTAATTATGATAGTTCTTCTGTTACTAACCTTCATTGCACAGCTTATCAATCAATGGTACGCTATGGTAAATACCTTATTAAGACTCTCAAAACCTCAGACTAACTCTTTAAGGCATGGATTAAAGCTTGCAGCCAAGGGACTAATTCTGCCTTTCCTCCCGAAGAAGCATTGGCCGAGTGTTGTATCGACATTCTCCCAAACAGAAACAGAGCAGCTTTCAGTTAATCCTGCGAGCTCAGGAACAGAacttggaagaagaaaaagagcagGCTATATGGATCCAGTCAGTGCCATGACTGCTACTGTAGTTCCTGTGCAAAGTCTTCATACACCTAGCCCCAGTGTGATTGAAAGACGAGATCCCAGAAACTCAAAAGCAGCCACAAATGCTCACATAGAAGTGGAAGGTATATGGCTAACAGGACACAAAGCTGGAATCAATGATGAGCTGAAGATGTTAAGGGAGCTTGCAAAAGCTGGCTTCTCTAGGGAAGACAGGGTGGATGAAGCAAGTACCAGTTACACTTTAGATGCGCAACCTCCATCGGATGAACACTATTTGGGTATTCCAAAGCCAAGATACTAA
- the LOC107605015 gene encoding uncharacterized protein LOC107605015 isoform X1: MATLKFLPVWASVSVTFMVVVVAAMFISAESTIYVYFSRVPPPRSRSSNAVFQFLVETLDGYNACKRYNCSFQCELDGKAYPCHGHGIVLKNLTQNQEHYFLLNVTTNKGERNSSVYSWFIDTIPPTAAITSEETYTSGKRVAIDITFSELCTGLGGFKCQNSTNCDVLVAGPAQVVASSFQIIKPGFKYSLDLILSSKIVYGHAVISMVENTCADQAGNKFMRTNGSTLIIHFDRRPVMVDFWTSVPSYELKINSIPRTVIATCKPEDMIIFLDFSIPIRNSTEQILSALHVNSSILTPFHDRSNEARRFSFMLNNISRTEIITIELQATSILGRTGIPVSPVAPITFLFDSMRPSVILRTSSLGRPRDFDINIIAEFTKPVFGFDASMIEVLGGRLTRLQDLSRALYSLTVHAESENEVSVTIPAGKVTDISGNENLASNQLVFKHYSAPAICIALYSFVSAGTIATSLIAAMVLLSSANLEAISILALGGANCPTSNPSMNLNGMVGHLQVFALTSWFSADQPVKYLETTRGLRWLIPHHKLPWTDSDTSSSISEKENLAGRTNDLSEHNSHNRDHHLPTKITTISGWLHNHQHNISRANIVYGLPLSSIEYFSYFLRGEPMSASMVAKGMENYKGWQDMEMNLFWLGIGGGCLILAHVFIILFLRRRTGKPPRGSFSVPRFELFILILLLPCLSQSSAFLIKGGSTRGIITGVLLLAIPAAFILSASLFIIIVINSGKFARYEEFNQVPNQEVWYKKLWFLFVGKPTTGKWFYRDGLPSSFLSGFGILFDNCKGSPVLVLGNQHELNTMTKWTESGQSGNERIKGVNSEDSNEENKNSIFRRVLGCMQQYYIILDLLRRVGLGMISVAYPPEKTSKSLFALVITLVQFIYLFTIKPYISRSVHVVESVSLLCEAGVFGIFVIQSGSKSTEARTSELIMIVLLLLTFIAQLINQWYAMVNTLLRLSKPQTNSLRHGLKLAAKGLILPFLPKKHWPSVVSTFSQTETEQLSVNPASSGTELGRRKRAGYMDPVSAMTATVVPVQSLHTPSPSVIERRDPRNSKAATNAHIEVEGIWLTGHKAGINDELKMLRELAKAGFSREDRVDEASTSYTLDAQPPSDEHYLGIPKPRY; the protein is encoded by the exons ATGGCAACTCTCAAGTTTCTTCCAGTGTGGGCTAGTGTTAGTGTTACATTCATGGTTGTGGTGGTAGCAGCAATGTTTATCTCAGCTGAATCAACAATCTATGTTTACTTCAGTCGTGTTCCTCCACCGCGGTCGAGGTCTTCTAATGCTGTTTTTCAGTTCCTAGTAGAAACTTTGGATGGTTACAATGCGTGTAAGAGATATAACTGTTCATTTCAATGTGAG CTTGATGGCAAAGCGTACCCTTGCCATGGTCATGGCATTGTGTTGAAGAACCTGACACAAAACCAGGAGCATTACTTTCTTCTCAATGTCACTACAAACAAAGGAGAAAGAAACTCATCAGTTTACTCATGGTTCATAG ATACAATACCTCCAACTGCAGCCATTACTAGTGAAGAGACATACACAAGTGGAAAAAGGGTAGCAATTGATATTACATTCAGTGAACTATGCACTGGATTAGGTGGATTCAAATGTCAGAACTCAACAAACTGTGAT GTTCTAGTAGCTGGTCCTGCCCAGGTTGTTGCATCTTCATTCCAAATTATCAAACCAGGTTTTAAGTATAGTCTTGACCTGATTCTCTCCTCGAAAATTGTGTACGGGCATGCCGTGATCTCGATGGTGGAGAATACTTGTGCTGACCAGGCTGGAAACAAGTTCATGAGAACTAATGGTTCTACTTTGATTATTCACTTTG ATAGAAGACCAGTAATGGTGGATTTTTGGACTTCTGTTCCATCATATGAGTTGAAAATTAACAGTATCCCAAGAACTGTCATTGCAACATGCAAACCAGAGGACATGATAATTTTCTTGGACTTCAGCATTCCTATAAGAAATTCAACGGAGCAAATTCTAAGTGCGCTACACGTTAACTCCAGTATCTTAACCCCTTTCCATGATAGAAGTAACGAGGCACGCCGATTTTCTTTCATG CTCAATAACATCTCAAGAACTGAGATTATCACAATTGAATTACAAGCTACATCAATACTTGGAAGAACAGGCATCCCTGTCTCTCCTGTTGCTCCGATTACATTCCTTTTCG ATTCCATGAGACCTAGTGTGATACTAAGGACCAGCTCCCTCGGTAGACCAAGGGATTTTGACATCAACATAATTGCCGAGTTCACAAAGCCAGTATTTGGCTTCGACGCCTCTATGATAGAAGTCTTGGGAGGAAGATTGACAAG gTTACAGGATCTATCCAGAGCTTTGTACTCATTGACAGTCCATGCAGAATCAGAGAATGAAGTGTCAGTTACCATTCCTGCAGGGAAGGTAACTGATATCTCAGGAAACGAAAATTTGGCATCTAACCAACTTGTATTCAAGCATT ATTCTGCCCCTGCAATATGCATTGCATTGTACTCATTTGTGAGTGCTGGAACAATAGCAACATCACTGATAGCTGCAATGGTTTTGCTTTCCTCTGCGAATCTAGAAGCAATAAGCATACTTGCTTTGGGAGGTGCAAACTGTCCTACTTCCAATCCATCAATGAATCTAAAT GGAATGGTTGGACACCTTCAAGTCTTTGCGCTTACAAGTTGGTTTTCAGCTGATCAACCTGTCAAATACTTGGAGACAACAAGAGGCCTACGGTGGCTCATACCTCATCACAAGCTTCCTTGGACAGATTCCGACACTTCGTCTTCAATATCAGAAAAAGAGAACCTTGCAGGGAGAACTAATGACCTGTCAGAACATAATTCTCACAACAGAGATCATCATCTTCCAACTAAAATTACCACCATATCGGGTTGGCTTCATAATCACCAGCATAACATAAGTAGGGCAAATATAGTTTATGGTCTACCTCTCAGTTCCATTGAATATTTCAGTTATTTCTTG AGGGGAGAACCAATGTCTGCTAGCATGGTCGCCAAAGGAATGGAGAATTACAAAGG GTGGCAGGACATGGAGATGAACTTATTCTGGCTTGGCATAGGAGGAGGCTGTTTAATTTTAGCTCAtgttttcataattttattcctcCGGCGGAGGACAGGGAAGCCACCTCGGGGCAGTTTTTCAGTTCCTAGATTTGAGCTATTTATTTTGATTCTCTTGCTACCTTGTCTTTCTCAGTCATCTGCTTTCCTAATAAAAG GTGGTTCAACAAGGGGAATTATAACAGGGGTGTTGTTGCTGGCAATCCCTGCAGCATTCATCTTATCAGCATccctatttattattattgtaatcAACTCAGGAAAATTTGCCCGGTACGAAGAATTCAACCAAGTACCTAATCAAGAAGTGTGGTACAAGAAGTTATGGTTCCTTTTTGTCGGGAAGCCAACCACGGGAAAGTGGTTTTACAGGGATGGATTACCATCTTCTTTCCTCTCAGGCTTTGGAATTCTCTTTGATAATTGCAAGGGTTCTCCAGTGTTAGTCCTAGGCAATCAGCATGAACTAAATACCATGACCAAGTGGACCGAAAGCGGCCAAAGCGGGAATGAAAGAATTAAGGGGGTCAACTCAGAAGATAGCAATGAGGAAAACAAAAATTCCATTTTCAGAAGGGTACTAGGATGCATGCAACAATACTATATCATCCTTGACTTATTAAGAAGAGTTGGTTTGGGAATGATATCTGTAGCTTATCCACCAGAAAAAACAAGTAAAAGCCTTTTTGCTCTGGTAATTACATTAGTACagtttatttacttatttaccATAAAGCCATACATCAGCAGGAGTGTCCATGTTGTGGAAAGTGTTTCTCTCTTGTGTGAAGCAGGTGTGTTTGGTATATTTGTCATTCAAAGTGGTTCAAAATCAACTGAAGCCAGAACTTCGGAACTAATTATGATAGTTCTTCTGTTACTAACCTTCATTGCACAGCTTATCAATCAATGGTACGCTATGGTAAATACCTTATTAAGACTCTCAAAACCTCAGACTAACTCTTTAAGGCATGGATTAAAGCTTGCAGCCAAGGGACTAATTCTGCCTTTCCTCCCGAAGAAGCATTGGCCGAGTGTTGTATCGACATTCTCCCAAACAGAAACAGAGCAGCTTTCAGTTAATCCTGCGAGCTCAGGAACAGAacttggaagaagaaaaagagcagGCTATATGGATCCAGTCAGTGCCATGACTGCTACTGTAGTTCCTGTGCAAAGTCTTCATACACCTAGCCCCAGTGTGATTGAAAGACGAGATCCCAGAAACTCAAAAGCAGCCACAAATGCTCACATAGAAGTGGAAGGTATATGGCTAACAGGACACAAAGCTGGAATCAATGATGAGCTGAAGATGTTAAGGGAGCTTGCAAAAGCTGGCTTCTCTAGGGAAGACAGGGTGGATGAAGCAAGTACCAGTTACACTTTAGATGCGCAACCTCCATCGGATGAACACTATTTGGGTATTCCAAAGCCAAGATACTAA